In Pseudodesulfovibrio hydrargyri, a single window of DNA contains:
- the leuB gene encoding 3-isopropylmalate dehydrogenase — protein sequence MKICVLPGDGIGPEIVAQALRVLDKVGDKFGRGFETTEALIGGCAIDAEGVPLPADTVAKCRKADAVLLGAVGGPQWDTIDPAIRPEKGLLGIRKELGLFANLRPARLFKELADACYLRPDIVARGLDVMVVRELTGGIYFGEPRYDGEKDGERFGFNTMAYFEHEIRRIAKVAFEAARKRSGRVCSVDKANVLDVSRVWREIVIDEHKNYQDIELSHLYVDNAAMQLVRDPSQFDVVVTGNLFGDILSDEAAAITGSIGMLPSASLGAGNPGLFEPIHGSAPDIAGKDLANPLATILSVSMMLRHAFDMGEEADCIERAVEKTLEQGYRTGDIVQEGGKAVGCTAMADAVLANM from the coding sequence ATGAAGATTTGTGTATTGCCCGGTGACGGGATCGGTCCGGAGATCGTGGCCCAGGCCCTGCGGGTTCTGGACAAGGTGGGCGACAAGTTCGGCCGTGGTTTCGAGACGACCGAGGCGTTGATCGGCGGTTGCGCCATCGACGCGGAAGGCGTGCCTCTGCCCGCCGATACCGTGGCCAAGTGCCGGAAGGCGGACGCCGTGCTGCTGGGCGCGGTGGGCGGTCCCCAGTGGGACACCATCGACCCGGCCATCCGCCCGGAAAAGGGGCTGCTCGGCATCCGCAAGGAGCTCGGGCTGTTCGCCAACCTGCGTCCGGCCCGGCTGTTCAAGGAACTGGCCGACGCCTGCTACCTGCGCCCGGACATCGTGGCCCGCGGCCTGGACGTCATGGTCGTGCGCGAGCTGACCGGCGGCATCTACTTCGGCGAGCCGCGCTATGACGGCGAGAAGGACGGCGAGCGTTTCGGCTTCAACACCATGGCCTATTTCGAGCACGAGATCCGGCGCATCGCCAAGGTGGCCTTCGAGGCCGCCCGCAAGCGCTCCGGCCGCGTCTGCTCCGTGGACAAGGCCAACGTGCTGGACGTGTCCCGCGTGTGGCGCGAAATCGTCATCGACGAGCACAAGAACTACCAGGACATCGAATTGTCCCACCTGTACGTGGACAACGCGGCCATGCAACTGGTCCGCGATCCGTCCCAGTTCGACGTGGTCGTCACCGGCAACCTGTTCGGCGACATCCTGTCCGACGAGGCCGCGGCCATCACCGGCTCCATCGGCATGCTGCCGTCGGCGAGCCTGGGCGCTGGCAACCCCGGCCTGTTCGAGCCCATCCATGGTTCGGCCCCGGACATCGCGGGCAAGGACCTGGCCAACCCCCTGGCGACCATCCTGTCCGTGTCCATGATGCTGCGCCACGCCTTCGACATGGGCGAGGAGGCCGACTGCATCGAGCGGGCCGTGGAAAAGACCCTGGAGCAGGGCTACCGGACCGGCGACATCGTCCAGGAAGGCGGCAAGGCCGTTGGCTGCACCGCCATGGCCGACGCCGTGCTGGCGAACATGTAG
- a CDS encoding 3-isopropylmalate dehydratase small subunit, whose translation MKVTGTAHKVGDHIDTDAIIPARFLVTTDAKELGANCMEGLEAGWVKRVKENDVMVGGVNFGCGSSREHAPISILGAGIPVVLAHSFARIFYRNGFNMGLVLLEIGDDIDKFSDTDQIEVDTASGVINNLTTGATVQAAPVPPFMQEILNAGGLVEYAKKKLA comes from the coding sequence ATGAAAGTAACCGGAACCGCTCACAAAGTGGGCGACCATATCGATACGGACGCCATCATCCCGGCCCGCTTCCTGGTGACCACCGACGCCAAGGAACTGGGCGCCAACTGCATGGAGGGCCTGGAGGCCGGATGGGTCAAGCGCGTCAAGGAAAACGACGTCATGGTCGGCGGCGTGAACTTCGGCTGCGGCTCGTCCCGCGAGCACGCGCCCATTTCCATCCTGGGCGCGGGCATTCCCGTGGTCCTGGCCCACAGCTTCGCGCGCATCTTCTACCGCAACGGCTTCAACATGGGGTTGGTCCTGCTCGAGATCGGCGACGATATCGACAAGTTCAGCGACACCGATCAGATCGAAGTGGACACCGCCTCCGGCGTCATCAACAACCTGACCACCGGTGCGACCGTGCAGGCCGCCCCGGTCCCCCCGTTCATGCAGGAAATCCTCAACGCGGGCGGACTGGTCGAGTACGCCAAGAAAAAACTGGCCTAA
- the leuC gene encoding 3-isopropylmalate dehydratase large subunit: MGQTLAEKILQNHTDEQVTGAGQIVQCKVDMVLANDITAPLAIKSFKAMGAKKVFDRDKISLVCDHFTPNKDIDSAEQVKVVRDFAEEMGVTHYYECGEVGVEHALLPEKGIVGPGYVVIGADSHTCTYGGLGAFATGMGSTDVGAGMALGETWFKVPPTIRVNLTGTPGKYVGAKDFVLNQIGILGVSGALYKALEYGGEVVDNMTIEGRMTIANMAIEAGGKVGLFPVDQKTLDYSSKAGFKGGELMTPDADAVYERVVDIDVTGMAPQVACPHLPDNVKPVDETAGLKIHQAVIGSCTNGRIEDMREAAEVLKGRKVDPKVRCIILPATPSIWKACMQEGLMEIFMDAGCIVGPPTCGPCLGGHMGILAGGERAISTTNRNFKGRMGSLESEVFLSNPAVAAASAVAGEIINPAKL, from the coding sequence ATGGGTCAGACCTTAGCTGAAAAGATTCTGCAGAACCACACGGACGAGCAGGTTACCGGCGCGGGGCAGATCGTCCAGTGCAAGGTGGACATGGTCCTTGCCAACGACATCACCGCCCCCCTGGCGATCAAGTCCTTCAAGGCCATGGGCGCGAAGAAAGTCTTTGACCGGGACAAGATTTCCCTGGTCTGCGACCACTTCACCCCGAACAAGGACATCGACTCCGCCGAGCAGGTCAAGGTGGTCCGCGACTTTGCCGAGGAAATGGGCGTGACCCATTACTACGAGTGCGGCGAGGTCGGCGTGGAGCACGCGCTGCTGCCCGAGAAGGGCATCGTCGGCCCCGGTTACGTGGTCATCGGCGCGGACTCCCACACCTGCACGTACGGCGGCCTGGGCGCGTTCGCCACGGGCATGGGCTCCACCGACGTCGGCGCGGGCATGGCGCTGGGCGAGACCTGGTTCAAGGTTCCGCCGACCATCCGCGTGAACCTGACCGGCACCCCCGGCAAGTACGTCGGCGCAAAGGACTTCGTGCTCAACCAGATCGGTATTCTCGGCGTGTCCGGCGCGTTGTACAAGGCGCTCGAATACGGCGGAGAAGTGGTCGACAACATGACCATCGAGGGCCGCATGACCATCGCCAACATGGCCATCGAGGCGGGCGGCAAGGTCGGCCTGTTCCCGGTGGACCAAAAGACCTTGGACTACTCGTCCAAAGCCGGGTTCAAAGGCGGCGAGCTGATGACCCCGGACGCCGACGCCGTGTACGAGCGGGTGGTCGACATCGACGTCACCGGCATGGCCCCCCAGGTGGCCTGTCCGCACCTGCCCGACAACGTCAAGCCCGTGGACGAGACCGCCGGGCTCAAGATCCACCAGGCCGTCATCGGCTCCTGCACCAACGGCCGCATCGAGGACATGCGTGAGGCCGCCGAAGTGCTCAAGGGCCGCAAGGTCGATCCCAAGGTGCGCTGCATCATCCTGCCCGCCACCCCGTCCATCTGGAAGGCGTGCATGCAGGAAGGGCTGATGGAGATATTCATGGACGCGGGCTGTATCGTGGGCCCGCCCACCTGCGGCCCCTGTCTGGGCGGCCACATGGGCATCCTGGCGGGCGGCGAGCGCGCCATCTCCACCACCAACCGGAACTTCAAGGGCCGCATGGGCTCCCTGGAGTCCGAGGTCTTCCTGTCCAACCCCGCCGTGGCCGCCGCCTCCGCCGTGGCCGGCGAGATCATCAACCCCGCCAAGCTGTAG
- a CDS encoding 2-isopropylmalate synthase: MAERVYVFDTTLRDGEQSPGATMNLDEKIRMARQLETLGVDIIEAGFPIASQGDFEAVQAIAAAVEKPQIAGLCRAVTGDIDRCWEAIKEARHPRIHVFLATSEIHMKHKLGKTGDEVIVMIDKAVRHARQYTENVEFSAEDASRSDWDFLVKVCETAIEAGANVVNVPDTVGYTQPFEYYDMVKYLMDNVSNVDKAVISVHCHNDLGSAVANSLAAIRAGARQVECTVLGIGERAGNAALEDVVMALNTRKELYGVETGIVTEQIFPSCRRLSQIIGMPIPPNKAIVGANAFAHESGVHQDGVLKNRLTYEIMTPASIGLTNNEIVIGKHSGSHAVRKKAEELGYSLDEDQVNVLFKAVKDLADKKEQVFDEDVEALILESVYRRKDRFRLVDMSVFSGTGDVPPHAATVMEFGAEGEAEVKRTSNFGEGSIDAVFHSIYSLVGVSPKLESYTVNAVTEGSDALAGVAVRIEHDGVKAVGRANDGDVVKASALAMVNALNRLEKAKEEK; encoded by the coding sequence ATGGCAGAAAGAGTGTATGTATTCGACACCACCTTGCGTGACGGCGAACAGTCTCCCGGCGCGACCATGAACCTGGACGAGAAGATCCGCATGGCCCGCCAGCTGGAGACCCTGGGCGTGGACATCATCGAGGCGGGCTTTCCCATCGCCAGCCAGGGCGACTTCGAAGCGGTCCAGGCCATTGCGGCGGCCGTCGAGAAACCGCAGATCGCGGGGCTGTGCCGCGCCGTGACCGGCGACATCGACCGCTGCTGGGAAGCCATCAAGGAGGCCAGGCATCCGCGTATCCACGTCTTCCTTGCCACCAGCGAAATCCACATGAAGCACAAGCTGGGCAAGACCGGTGACGAGGTCATCGTCATGATCGACAAGGCTGTCCGCCATGCCCGGCAATACACAGAGAACGTGGAATTCTCGGCCGAGGACGCCTCGCGCTCGGACTGGGATTTCCTGGTCAAGGTTTGCGAGACCGCCATCGAGGCCGGGGCCAACGTGGTCAACGTCCCGGACACCGTGGGCTACACCCAGCCCTTTGAATACTACGACATGGTCAAATACCTCATGGACAACGTGAGCAACGTGGACAAGGCGGTCATCTCGGTCCATTGCCACAACGACCTGGGGTCGGCCGTGGCCAACTCCCTGGCCGCGATCAGGGCGGGCGCGCGCCAAGTGGAGTGCACCGTGCTCGGCATCGGCGAGCGCGCGGGCAACGCGGCGCTCGAGGATGTGGTCATGGCCCTGAACACCCGCAAGGAACTGTACGGGGTCGAGACAGGCATCGTCACCGAGCAGATCTTCCCGTCCTGCCGCCGCCTGTCCCAGATCATCGGCATGCCCATCCCGCCGAACAAGGCCATTGTCGGGGCCAACGCCTTTGCCCACGAGTCCGGTGTGCACCAGGACGGCGTGCTCAAGAACCGGCTGACATACGAGATCATGACTCCGGCCTCCATCGGCCTGACCAACAACGAGATCGTCATCGGCAAGCACTCCGGCTCCCACGCCGTGCGCAAAAAGGCCGAGGAGCTGGGCTACAGCCTGGACGAGGACCAGGTCAACGTGCTCTTCAAGGCGGTCAAGGATTTGGCCGACAAGAAGGAGCAGGTGTTCGACGAGGACGTGGAGGCGCTCATCCTGGAGTCGGTGTACCGCCGCAAGGACCGCTTCCGGTTGGTGGACATGTCCGTGTTCTCCGGCACCGGCGACGTGCCGCCGCACGCGGCCACGGTCATGGAATTCGGTGCCGAGGGCGAGGCCGAGGTCAAGCGGACCAGCAATTTCGGCGAAGGTTCCATTGACGCCGTGTTCCACTCCATCTACTCATTGGTGGGCGTTTCCCCGAAACTTGAAAGTTATACGGTCAACGCCGTGACCGAAGGCTCCGACGCCCTGGCCGGCGTCGCCGTGCGCATCGAGCACGACGGCGTCAAGGCCGTGGGCCGCGCCAACGACGGCGATGTGGTCAAGGCCAGCGCCTTGGCCATGGTCAACGCATTGAACCGCTTGGAAAAAGCGAAAGAGGAGAAATAG
- the pssA gene encoding CDP-diacylglycerol--serine O-phosphatidyltransferase, translating into MFEEDLPRHKSVYLLPNLLTTASLFTGFLGLTWAIQGDIASCALCILASCVFDGLDGKVARITNTQSEFGVQLDSLADLVAFGVVPAVMSYLWLLHDFGRLGLMAAFLFMACGALRLARFNVQAATTSKKHFVGLPIPAAACTLATLVLFTDYVPQEYLHSVISVGTLVLVYVLSFFMVSTIRFYSFKEISAFKAHPFSWMVTAILIFSLIASRPKVLGFVFFLGYLVSGPLYTLFLLSRRSKRLLRDSSKKELG; encoded by the coding sequence ATGTTTGAGGAAGATTTGCCGCGACATAAGAGTGTCTACCTCCTGCCGAACCTGCTGACCACGGCCAGCCTGTTTACCGGCTTTCTGGGACTGACCTGGGCCATCCAGGGGGACATCGCCTCCTGCGCCCTGTGCATCCTGGCGAGTTGCGTGTTCGACGGTCTGGACGGCAAGGTGGCGCGGATCACCAACACGCAGAGCGAATTCGGCGTCCAGCTCGACTCCCTGGCCGATCTGGTCGCCTTCGGCGTGGTCCCGGCGGTCATGTCCTATCTCTGGCTGTTGCACGACTTCGGCCGTCTCGGCCTGATGGCCGCCTTCCTGTTCATGGCCTGCGGAGCCCTGCGCCTCGCCCGGTTCAACGTCCAGGCGGCGACCACCTCCAAGAAGCATTTCGTGGGCCTGCCCATCCCGGCGGCGGCCTGCACCCTGGCCACTCTGGTGCTCTTCACCGACTACGTGCCGCAGGAATACCTGCACTCCGTGATCTCGGTGGGCACATTGGTCCTGGTCTACGTGTTGTCCTTCTTCATGGTCAGCACCATCCGCTTCTATTCCTTCAAGGAAATCAGCGCATTCAAAGCCCATCCCTTCAGCTGGATGGTGACCGCGATCCTGATCTTCTCGCTCATCGCGTCCCGGCCCAAGGTGCTCGGGTTCGTCTTTTTCCTGGGCTACCTCGTTTCCGGTCCGCTCTACACCCTTTTCCTACTATCCCGCAGAAGCAAGCGACTACTACGGGACAGCTCCAAGAAAGAGCTAGGCTAG
- a CDS encoding phosphatidylserine decarboxylase family protein, which yields MLKPSVGVALEGLPYIVIAAFTTLIFAIIGCWPVAVLGLVATAFIGHFFRDPERVGPEDAEAVSAPADGKVIKVGRAVDPVTGDSRQYIAIFMNVFNVHVNRMPVSGKVETIRYIPGKFFNASFDKASEDNERNIVVVTGKGNQRFTMVQIAGLIARRIVCWAEPGDKLKRGERYGLIKFGSRVDLYIPDGYVPTVSVGQKTVAGETVLAEKRPA from the coding sequence ATGTTGAAACCGTCCGTCGGCGTCGCCCTGGAAGGGCTGCCCTACATCGTCATCGCGGCATTCACCACCCTGATCTTCGCCATCATCGGCTGCTGGCCCGTGGCTGTTCTCGGCCTCGTCGCCACCGCCTTCATCGGGCATTTCTTCCGCGACCCCGAACGGGTCGGCCCGGAGGACGCCGAGGCCGTTTCCGCCCCGGCGGACGGCAAGGTCATCAAGGTCGGCCGGGCCGTGGACCCCGTGACCGGGGATTCCCGCCAGTACATCGCCATCTTCATGAACGTCTTCAACGTGCACGTGAACCGCATGCCGGTCAGCGGCAAGGTCGAGACGATCCGCTACATCCCGGGCAAGTTCTTCAACGCCTCCTTCGACAAGGCCAGCGAGGACAACGAGCGCAACATCGTGGTCGTCACCGGCAAAGGCAACCAGCGGTTCACCATGGTCCAGATCGCGGGCCTCATCGCCCGGCGCATCGTCTGCTGGGCCGAACCGGGCGACAAACTCAAGCGCGGCGAGCGGTATGGTTTGATTAAGTTCGGCTCAAGAGTTGACCTTTACATTCCGGATGGCTATGTACCAACTGTCAGCGTCGGTCAAAAGACCGTCGCCGGCGAGACGGTCCTGGCGGAAAAACGTCCCGCCTGA
- a CDS encoding metal-dependent hydrolase yields MDPVTHLSSGLMGGLAARKWFPEAKFLVPACMLAAWIPDVDIFFGDGPEFNLLYHRGISTSFFGTFLLALTLAGLYRLVSRRTPFIKITALFYSLSLTHVWLDLITTYGTQILAPFSNRRFALDGAFIIDPVFTLTALALILAAWLMKRHRHAIALVGMAWFFAYPLANMGTGAVLQNVYAHRLDAKGIAYDHVHVTPDALAPRFWKVVVTAGPDYLLDTMDLFGDREPAAPLRVRRADKSFLRKLGEQQSLFATYAWFTKWPYVEETAPPQGARFVFRDLRFTSTNPIMAWYYQGKRQPFTLTVQLDKSGSIITWSFEGGVSSRADAEDLIQ; encoded by the coding sequence ATGGACCCGGTAACGCATCTTTCCTCGGGACTCATGGGCGGCCTGGCCGCGCGCAAGTGGTTCCCCGAAGCGAAATTCCTCGTGCCCGCCTGCATGCTCGCGGCCTGGATTCCCGACGTGGACATCTTCTTCGGCGACGGCCCGGAATTCAACCTGCTCTACCACCGGGGCATCAGCACCTCCTTTTTCGGCACCTTCCTCCTGGCGCTCACCCTGGCCGGGCTGTACAGGCTCGTCTCCCGGCGCACGCCGTTCATCAAGATCACCGCCCTGTTCTACTCGCTTTCCCTGACCCACGTCTGGCTCGACCTGATCACCACCTACGGCACCCAGATCCTGGCCCCGTTCTCCAACCGCCGCTTCGCCCTGGACGGGGCGTTCATCATCGACCCGGTCTTCACCCTGACGGCCCTTGCCCTCATCCTCGCCGCCTGGCTGATGAAAAGACACCGTCACGCCATCGCCCTGGTAGGCATGGCCTGGTTCTTCGCCTACCCCCTGGCCAACATGGGCACAGGAGCAGTACTCCAGAACGTCTACGCCCACCGCCTCGACGCCAAGGGAATCGCCTACGACCACGTCCACGTCACCCCGGACGCCCTGGCGCCCCGGTTCTGGAAGGTGGTCGTCACCGCCGGGCCTGACTACCTCCTGGACACCATGGACCTGTTCGGCGACCGCGAGCCCGCCGCCCCCCTGCGCGTCAGACGGGCGGACAAGTCGTTCCTGCGCAAGCTCGGCGAGCAGCAATCCCTGTTCGCCACCTACGCATGGTTCACCAAGTGGCCCTACGTGGAGGAGACCGCCCCCCCTCAAGGGGCCCGGTTCGTCTTCCGCGACCTGCGCTTCACCTCCACCAACCCGATCATGGCCTGGTACTACCAGGGCAAGCGCCAGCCCTTCACCCTGACCGTGCAGCTAGACAAATCGGGCAGCATCATCACCTGGTCCTTTGAAGGCGGGGTCAGTTCCCGGGCCGACGCCGAGGATCTGATACAGTGA
- a CDS encoding DMT family transporter, giving the protein MTWFVLSLGAAFFMASNAALMKRFFSDLSAWEMSLIPYFYALPLMVLALPFVGIPAIGPRFLPTLAWVLPLLMISIILHYTAIRMSPMSLTLPFLSFTPVFVLFTGGLILDETLTPQGIMGMLLVVLGGYVLNLDATRYGYLGPIRAIWKEPGSALMLIVAFIYGLTSVGGKVMILDSSPLFAAVTIFILYGLILTAILLMTGKATLKNITRNHRLGALAGLIVFAEMVCHNTAMSLVAAAYMITIKRTTGLFSVLYGWLLFHETGIRFRLIGTVIMTTGAAVIALWG; this is encoded by the coding sequence GTGACCTGGTTCGTCCTCTCGCTGGGGGCGGCGTTCTTCATGGCCTCCAACGCCGCTCTGATGAAGCGGTTCTTCTCCGATCTCTCGGCCTGGGAGATGAGCCTCATTCCCTATTTCTACGCCCTGCCGCTCATGGTCCTGGCCCTGCCCTTTGTCGGCATCCCGGCCATCGGCCCGCGCTTTCTCCCGACCCTGGCCTGGGTCCTGCCCCTGCTCATGATCTCCATCATCCTGCACTACACGGCCATCCGCATGTCGCCCATGTCCCTGACCCTGCCTTTTCTGAGCTTCACCCCGGTCTTCGTCCTGTTCACCGGCGGGCTTATCCTGGACGAAACCCTCACCCCGCAAGGCATCATGGGCATGCTTCTGGTTGTCCTTGGCGGCTACGTGCTCAACCTCGACGCCACCCGGTACGGCTACCTGGGTCCGATCAGGGCCATCTGGAAAGAACCCGGCTCGGCCCTGATGCTCATCGTCGCCTTCATCTACGGCCTGACCTCCGTGGGCGGCAAGGTCATGATCCTCGATTCCTCGCCCCTGTTCGCGGCCGTGACCATCTTCATACTCTACGGCCTGATCCTGACCGCCATTCTGCTCATGACAGGCAAGGCGACCCTCAAAAACATCACCCGCAATCACCGGCTCGGCGCTCTGGCCGGACTGATCGTCTTTGCCGAAATGGTCTGCCACAACACGGCCATGAGTCTGGTGGCCGCGGCCTACATGATCACCATCAAACGCACCACCGGCCTCTTCTCGGTCCTCTACGGCTGGCTCCTGTTCCATGAAACCGGCATCCGCTTCCGCCTGATCGGCACCGTCATCATGACCACAGGCGCCGCCGTCATCGCTCTTTGGGGATGA
- the dksA gene encoding RNA polymerase-binding protein DksA, with product MEANDLKYFKETLDGMLDDILKKSEATIEDMTESGEVYADPADRATAESDRAFTLRLRDRERKLIKKIQQAVNRIEDGEFGICQECGDDISIARLKARPMTTLCINCKSKQEEDEAVRGD from the coding sequence ATGGAAGCGAATGACCTGAAGTACTTTAAGGAAACCCTGGACGGCATGCTCGATGACATCCTCAAGAAAAGCGAGGCGACCATCGAGGACATGACCGAATCGGGCGAAGTGTACGCCGATCCGGCGGACCGGGCCACGGCCGAAAGCGACCGCGCCTTCACACTGCGTCTGCGCGACCGCGAACGAAAGCTGATCAAGAAAATCCAGCAGGCCGTCAACCGCATCGAAGATGGCGAGTTCGGCATTTGCCAGGAATGCGGCGACGACATCTCCATCGCCCGGCTCAAGGCGCGGCCCATGACCACGCTGTGCATCAACTGCAAAAGCAAACAGGAAGAGGACGAGGCCGTACGCGGCGACTAG
- a CDS encoding NFACT RNA binding domain-containing protein yields the protein MEANFFRFLSAELSSTLAGRRIDKVFGPAPGVWVLAIQNTGDPLHLIFRPAKSAGHLFLSPVKPVNPQTAPAMAMWFRKRLRNRKILAAHTDWPNLRLALELTPRTDPDGKTFLILDCRTGMSLADELPPTFAHEPEWPALEDVLEDPDIWREYPHISPPLRKVLAGLPEDDAHTLYFRVATASADVFHLARSGDTWSPPTAWPSGKDDETHVSALDAARAYGERTLFPLLDMEEDKAQTVQLKRVRKKLRRNLASLDQEQARLEQLVAEQVKAEALQAELYRFKDAEGLESVDVTHPVHGPMTVPLNPFLSPTENMTRYFKLAAKGQRGFPHMERRRRELLTQLSKAEDGTLEIHPAATLRGTPEPEGPAALPKRFRGLAVRLFRTSDGFTVIRGKNKTANHHMLSQAASPFDYWFHVEDGPSSHVILKRDHPGQEVPETSLIQAAVLCGLKSYRKDDGKADIMYALVKDVRKVKGFNLGQVAVDRKLGTLRVDLDPSLEEKLG from the coding sequence ATGGAAGCCAATTTCTTCCGCTTCCTGAGCGCGGAACTTTCGTCCACCCTTGCCGGTCGCCGAATAGACAAGGTATTCGGCCCGGCCCCCGGCGTCTGGGTGCTGGCCATCCAGAACACGGGCGACCCCCTTCACCTGATCTTCAGGCCCGCCAAATCGGCGGGCCATTTATTTCTCTCCCCCGTCAAGCCGGTCAACCCACAGACCGCCCCGGCCATGGCCATGTGGTTCCGCAAACGGCTGCGCAACCGCAAGATCCTGGCCGCACACACGGACTGGCCCAACCTGCGCCTGGCTCTGGAACTCACTCCGCGCACCGATCCGGACGGCAAAACCTTCCTCATCCTCGACTGCCGCACCGGCATGTCCCTGGCCGACGAACTGCCCCCGACCTTCGCCCACGAGCCGGAATGGCCCGCCCTGGAGGACGTCCTGGAAGACCCGGACATCTGGCGCGAATACCCGCACATCTCCCCGCCCCTGCGCAAGGTTCTGGCCGGGCTGCCCGAAGACGACGCCCACACCCTCTATTTCCGGGTGGCCACGGCCTCGGCCGACGTCTTCCATCTCGCCCGGTCCGGCGATACATGGTCGCCGCCCACGGCCTGGCCGTCCGGCAAGGACGATGAAACCCACGTTTCGGCCCTGGACGCGGCCCGCGCCTACGGCGAACGCACCCTCTTTCCCCTGCTCGACATGGAGGAGGACAAGGCCCAGACCGTCCAGCTCAAGCGCGTGCGCAAGAAACTCAGACGCAACCTCGCCAGCCTGGACCAGGAGCAGGCGCGGCTTGAGCAGCTCGTCGCCGAACAGGTCAAGGCCGAGGCGCTCCAGGCCGAACTCTACCGGTTCAAGGACGCCGAAGGCCTCGAGTCCGTTGACGTCACCCACCCGGTGCACGGTCCCATGACCGTGCCGCTGAACCCGTTCCTCTCGCCCACCGAGAACATGACGCGCTATTTCAAGCTGGCGGCCAAGGGACAGCGCGGCTTCCCGCACATGGAGCGCCGCCGCCGCGAGCTCCTCACACAGCTCTCCAAGGCGGAAGACGGCACCCTGGAAATCCACCCCGCCGCGACCTTGCGGGGAACCCCCGAGCCCGAAGGCCCGGCCGCCCTGCCCAAACGGTTCCGGGGCCTGGCCGTGCGCCTGTTCCGCACCAGCGACGGGTTCACCGTCATCCGGGGCAAGAACAAGACCGCCAACCACCACATGCTCAGCCAGGCGGCCTCGCCCTTCGACTACTGGTTCCACGTGGAGGACGGCCCGAGCTCGCACGTCATCCTCAAACGCGACCATCCCGGCCAGGAAGTGCCCGAAACCTCCCTGATCCAGGCCGCCGTCCTCTGCGGGCTCAAGAGCTACCGCAAGGACGACGGCAAGGCCGACATCATGTACGCCCTGGTCAAGGACGTGCGCAAAGTCAAAGGGTTCAACCTCGGCCAGGTCGCCGTGGACCGCAAACTCGGCACCCTGCGCGTCGACCTCGACCCGTCGCTTGAAGAAAAGTTAGGCTAG
- the mutY gene encoding A/G-specific adenine glycosylase: MDRNGFTRALLQWYDAEHRDLPWRRDPSPYRVWVSEIMAQQTQMDRVVEYYKRWMDRFPDVRSLAEAHEEEVLNLWEGLGYYSRARNLHRAAVLIQDQFNGEFPHDFADIHSLPGVGEYTAGAVASIALGQREPAVDANVLRVFARLLDMDIPVRDRAGRNMVEDAVRRLIPEDRPGDFNQAIMEFGALICRKNPRCEACPVRAYCRAYASGTVPLRPVLPVPKEAIRIDMATGFLVHRGRVLIQKRKPDDVWPGLWEFPGGCVEPGETAEQALRREYLEEVELAVEPVEKITVVRYSYTRYRVTMDCFLCRYDGEPSEPVFHEAVKGGFVRPAELSDYALPSGHRKLVDRMLADMRFSHLFKS, from the coding sequence ATGGACCGGAACGGATTCACCCGCGCATTGCTTCAATGGTACGACGCCGAACACAGGGACCTGCCCTGGCGGCGCGACCCGAGCCCGTACAGGGTCTGGGTCTCCGAGATCATGGCCCAGCAGACCCAGATGGACCGGGTGGTGGAGTACTACAAGCGGTGGATGGACCGGTTCCCGGACGTCCGCTCACTGGCCGAAGCCCATGAGGAAGAGGTTCTCAACCTCTGGGAGGGGCTCGGCTATTATTCCCGCGCCCGCAACCTGCACCGCGCGGCCGTATTGATCCAGGATCAATTCAACGGCGAATTCCCACACGATTTCGCGGACATCCATTCCCTGCCCGGCGTGGGCGAGTACACGGCCGGGGCCGTGGCCTCCATCGCCCTGGGGCAGCGCGAGCCGGCCGTGGACGCCAATGTCCTGCGGGTCTTCGCCCGGCTCCTGGACATGGATATTCCGGTTCGGGACAGGGCAGGGCGCAACATGGTCGAAGACGCGGTCCGGCGGCTCATCCCCGAAGACCGGCCCGGCGACTTCAACCAGGCGATCATGGAGTTCGGGGCTCTGATCTGCCGCAAGAACCCGCGTTGCGAGGCGTGTCCGGTGCGTGCGTACTGCCGGGCGTATGCATCGGGCACGGTTCCGCTGAGGCCGGTCCTGCCCGTGCCCAAGGAGGCCATCCGCATCGACATGGCCACCGGCTTTCTGGTCCATCGGGGCAGGGTGCTCATCCAGAAGCGCAAGCCCGACGACGTCTGGCCCGGTCTGTGGGAGTTCCCGGGCGGATGCGTCGAGCCGGGCGAGACCGCCGAGCAGGCTCTCAGGCGCGAATACCTGGAAGAGGTCGAGCTGGCCGTGGAGCCGGTGGAGAAGATCACCGTGGTCCGTTACAGCTACACCCGGTACCGGGTGACCATGGACTGCTTCCTGTGCCGCTACGACGGCGAGCCCTCGGAGCCGGTTTTTCACGAGGCGGTCAAGGGCGGGTTCGTGCGTCCCGCCGAGCTGTCCGATTATGCCCTGCCTTCGGGCCACCGCAAGCTGGTGGACCGCATGCTCGCCGATATGCGCTTCTCTCACCTTTTCAAGTCCTGA